One window of Prionailurus bengalensis isolate Pbe53 chromosome B1, Fcat_Pben_1.1_paternal_pri, whole genome shotgun sequence genomic DNA carries:
- the IL2 gene encoding interleukin-2 — protein sequence MYKIQLLSCIALTLILVTNSAPASSSTKETQQQLEQLLLDLRLLLNGVNNPENPKLSRMLTFKFYVPKKATELTHLQCLVEELKPLEEVLYLAQSKNFHLNHIKELMSNINVTVLKLKGSETRFTCKYDDETATIVEFLNKWITFCQSIFSTLT from the exons ATGTACAAAATTCAACTCTTGTCTTGCATTGCACTGACTCTTATACTCGTCACAAACAGTGCACCTGCTTCAAGCTCTACAAAGGAAACACAGCAACAGCTGGAGCAATTACTGCTGGATTTACGGTTGCTTTTGAATGGAGTTAAT AATCCTGAGAACCCCAAACTCTCCAGGATGCTCACATTTAAATTTTACGTGCCCAAGAAG gCCACAGAATTGACACATCTTCAGTGTCTAGTAGAAGAACTCAAACCTCTGGAGGAAGTGCTATATTTAGCTCAAAGCAAAAACTTTCACTTGAATCACATCAAGGAATTAATGAGCAATATCAATGTAACAGTTCTGAAACTAAAG GGATCTGAAACAAGATTCACATGTAAATATGATGATGAGACAGCAACCATTGTAGAATTTCTGAACAAATGGATTACCTTTTGTCAAAGCATCTTCTCAACGCTGACTTGA